The Parachlamydia acanthamoebae genome has a window encoding:
- a CDS encoding UvrB/UvrC motif-containing protein produces MAEKKNQLFPGREPERPLECTECKKPIAVRYTEIIGNSINNISMCADCPELKKKLYGVQSHKEGGVSVGDGGANLACGNCGTTLEEVRIGSRMGCSTCYDVFGEALLADMVSSNKIPARLASNKKSIPFHIGRTPQEAPIINSSLRLLALNEALNETLQREDYEQAALLRDQIKELTKDAEEGHDEK; encoded by the coding sequence ATGGCAGAAAAAAAGAATCAACTCTTTCCCGGTAGAGAACCAGAACGCCCCCTCGAATGCACAGAATGTAAAAAACCGATAGCGGTACGTTATACCGAAATTATCGGAAACAGCATTAACAATATCAGCATGTGTGCAGATTGCCCCGAACTTAAGAAAAAGCTCTACGGCGTTCAAAGCCATAAAGAAGGCGGCGTAAGTGTCGGAGATGGAGGCGCCAATTTAGCTTGCGGAAATTGCGGTACAACATTAGAAGAAGTTCGCATTGGTTCCCGTATGGGCTGTAGCACATGCTACGATGTGTTTGGAGAAGCTCTTTTAGCCGACATGGTGAGCTCTAATAAAATTCCAGCGCGTTTAGCGAGCAATAAAAAATCAATCCCCTTTCACATTGGTCGTACCCCACAAGAAGCCCCCATTATTAATTCTTCTTTGCGCTTATTAGCTCTGAATGAAGCATTGAACGAAACGTTACAACGTGAAGATTATGAACAAGCAGCCTTGCTGCGCGATCAAATTAAAGAGCTCACTAAAGATGCGGAGGAAGGCCATGACGAAAAATAG
- a CDS encoding protein arginine kinase, giving the protein MTKNSDFLIQQKKPWANNHNTIWLATTATLNRNIEKFKFPIKLSSEQKKQIISLVSHDLLQSNQITDPVLIRSEELGPLEKEFLVEHFLSEEGYQQAHGGEAFIVEASGEFLLALNVKDHMQFTWIDCQGEIEQIWTRLVKLESALGKVVTYAFSPNFGFLTTDPSQCGTALTVTVLIQPSALIQTGEINEIIARLGNETLTITSLQGNPNEIIGDLIAIRNRYTLGVTEENVIASLRSFVTKLIVEESTARMHLHQQKNAEVMDRVSRAFGVLVHSYKLEAIEALNAISLLKLGADLGWLTGITIDKLNELFFSCRRAHLLFQYGDEKIPQEEIPHKRAEFVHQALKNATLTI; this is encoded by the coding sequence ATGACGAAAAATAGTGATTTTCTGATCCAACAAAAGAAACCATGGGCCAATAACCACAATACGATTTGGTTAGCGACAACGGCAACCTTAAACCGAAATATCGAAAAATTTAAATTTCCGATCAAGCTCTCTTCTGAACAGAAAAAACAAATTATTTCGCTGGTTAGTCACGATCTTTTGCAATCTAACCAAATCACAGATCCCGTCCTTATTCGTTCGGAGGAACTTGGTCCATTGGAAAAAGAATTCCTCGTGGAGCATTTTTTATCTGAAGAAGGATATCAACAAGCGCACGGTGGAGAAGCTTTCATTGTTGAAGCTTCGGGAGAATTTTTGCTTGCCCTTAACGTTAAAGATCATATGCAGTTCACCTGGATCGATTGCCAGGGAGAAATTGAACAAATATGGACTCGCTTAGTTAAGCTAGAAAGCGCATTAGGAAAAGTTGTGACTTATGCTTTTTCTCCTAATTTTGGTTTTCTTACCACTGATCCAAGTCAATGTGGAACCGCTCTAACCGTTACGGTCTTAATACAACCCTCAGCACTTATTCAAACAGGTGAAATCAACGAAATCATCGCACGCCTAGGAAATGAAACCTTAACCATTACAAGCTTACAAGGCAATCCAAACGAAATTATTGGGGATCTCATTGCTATCCGCAATCGCTACACACTTGGCGTAACAGAAGAAAACGTGATCGCATCCCTCCGTTCTTTCGTGACCAAACTGATCGTCGAAGAAAGCACGGCCCGTATGCACTTGCATCAACAAAAAAATGCGGAAGTCATGGATCGTGTCAGCCGCGCTTTTGGTGTTCTGGTACACTCCTATAAACTAGAAGCTATCGAAGCTCTAAACGCAATCAGCCTGTTAAAGCTCGGAGCCGATTTGGGATGGCTAACAGGTATCACCATTGACAAATTGAATGAACTCTTTTTCTCTTGCCGAAGAGCTCATCTCCTATTTCAATATGGGGATGAAAAAATTCCTCAGGAAGAAATTCCGCACAAACGTGCAGAATTTGTTCATCAAGCATTAAAAAACGCAACTCTAACGATTTAA
- a CDS encoding CDP-glycerol glycerophosphotransferase family protein: MAEEKKGVGVNPSANIHYTDHLAVVCIFMGIPLLFIDELDYELGSRYYPGLNGQKVDYDAFDPEFLIANYDVLFMSDLWDRKAFREKYFSLEMKYQKRLRNVHCPHGFSDKGFYLKKSANEDITLIYGQNMLDQLKHYQSYDNLNAYVITGNYRYTYYKKNKAFYDKIIKEEVLHQFNPDNPTILYAPTWQDLEESTSFFDSSKHILEDLPRDYNLVVKLHPRLELDDTVAYYQILGKHQGKSNIVFLKDFPLVYPLLDYADIYIGDMSSVGYDFLAFNKPMFFLNKQQRDSKTDRGLYLFRCGTEIAPEQFSKLYQTIEENLPTDKEKFGAIRQEVYDYTFGPEKPFPQIKEEIIAAYNS; the protein is encoded by the coding sequence ATGGCTGAAGAAAAAAAAGGGGTTGGTGTTAACCCTTCTGCAAACATCCACTACACAGACCACCTCGCCGTGGTCTGTATTTTTATGGGCATTCCCCTTTTATTTATCGACGAATTAGATTACGAATTAGGCTCTAGATATTACCCAGGCCTCAACGGGCAAAAAGTGGATTATGATGCTTTTGATCCCGAATTTTTAATCGCGAATTATGATGTCTTGTTTATGTCTGATTTGTGGGATCGAAAAGCGTTTAGGGAAAAGTATTTCAGCTTGGAAATGAAGTATCAGAAAAGACTTCGCAATGTGCATTGTCCGCATGGATTTTCCGATAAAGGTTTTTACCTAAAAAAAAGTGCTAACGAGGATATAACGCTGATTTATGGTCAAAACATGCTAGATCAGCTCAAGCATTACCAGAGCTACGATAACCTAAATGCTTATGTCATCACTGGAAACTATCGCTATACTTATTATAAGAAGAACAAAGCCTTTTACGATAAAATCATCAAAGAAGAAGTTTTACATCAATTCAATCCCGATAATCCCACCATTTTATATGCCCCCACATGGCAAGATTTAGAAGAATCAACCAGCTTCTTCGATTCATCTAAACACATTTTAGAGGACCTTCCACGCGATTATAATTTGGTTGTAAAGCTACACCCTCGTTTAGAACTCGACGATACCGTCGCTTACTATCAGATTTTAGGCAAACATCAGGGCAAAAGTAATATTGTCTTCTTAAAGGATTTTCCTTTGGTTTATCCCCTTCTTGACTATGCAGATATTTACATCGGAGATATGTCATCCGTCGGATACGACTTTTTGGCATTTAACAAACCGATGTTCTTCCTCAATAAACAACAGCGAGATTCTAAAACGGATCGAGGGCTTTACTTATTTCGTTGCGGTACAGAGATTGCTCCAGAACAATTCTCTAAACTTTATCAAACGATTGAAGAGAATCTTCCAACAGATAAAGAAAAATTCGGTGCCATTCGTCAAGAGGTTTACGACTACACTTTTGGACCCGAAAAACCTTTTCCACAAATCAAAGAAGAAATTATCGCGGCCTATAATAGCTAA
- a CDS encoding KamA family radical SAM protein, with protein sequence MLKLVPDHWKIILRQNFTQWKKLADFLELDPSIQQEIFKRPSFPLNLPKRLAEKIKKNTLDDPILKQFLPTLAEQKQLAGFTLDPVGDTQFTKAPKLLHKYNGRALIVCTSACVMNCRFCFRQNFDYEVQEKGFQKELEIIAADETLQEIILSGGDPLSLSDTVLVHLLDALSHIKHVKRVRFHTRFPIGIPERINDAFLNLFENRPFITWFVLHTNHPNELDDHIFHHLHLLQRKGVILLTQSVLLKGVNDCPKVLCELFNQLVNRGIIPYYLHQLDRVQGGAHFEVSEERGKELIQEIAKSLPGYAVPKYVREIAGEPNKTPLF encoded by the coding sequence GTGTTAAAGTTAGTCCCTGATCATTGGAAAATTATTCTTCGCCAAAATTTTACTCAATGGAAAAAATTAGCTGATTTTCTCGAGCTTGATCCTTCTATTCAGCAGGAGATTTTTAAACGCCCCTCTTTCCCTTTGAATCTTCCTAAACGTTTAGCTGAAAAAATCAAAAAAAACACGCTTGATGATCCGATTTTGAAGCAATTTCTTCCGACATTAGCTGAGCAAAAACAGCTGGCGGGCTTTACTCTTGATCCAGTCGGTGATACGCAATTTACCAAAGCCCCAAAACTTTTGCATAAATACAATGGCAGAGCACTCATCGTCTGCACAAGCGCATGTGTGATGAATTGTCGTTTTTGTTTTAGACAAAATTTTGATTATGAAGTTCAAGAAAAAGGCTTTCAAAAAGAATTAGAAATAATAGCAGCGGATGAGACATTACAGGAGATTATTTTAAGTGGAGGAGACCCTCTTTCGCTGTCGGATACTGTTCTTGTCCATTTATTGGATGCCTTAAGTCATATCAAGCATGTGAAACGGGTCCGTTTTCATACTCGCTTCCCCATTGGGATTCCCGAACGCATCAATGATGCCTTTTTAAACCTGTTTGAAAATCGTCCTTTTATCACTTGGTTTGTTTTGCATACCAACCATCCAAATGAGCTTGATGATCATATTTTTCATCACTTGCATTTACTGCAAAGAAAGGGAGTCATTTTGTTGACTCAATCTGTTTTGCTAAAAGGGGTGAATGATTGTCCTAAAGTTTTATGTGAACTTTTTAATCAATTAGTTAATCGCGGAATCATCCCCTATTACCTTCATCAGTTGGATCGGGTCCAGGGAGGGGCGCACTTTGAGGTTTCTGAAGAACGGGGAAAAGAGCTCATTCAGGAAATAGCGAAAAGCCTTCCCGGTTATGCAGTTCCCAAATATGTGAGGGAAATAGCCGGGGAGCCTAATAAGACTCCCTTGTTTTAG
- a CDS encoding histone deacetylase family protein, which translates to MPASHTLIIEDARYLQHLTGPLHVECPERFTVISQALALSGLKTDQNTRHPRKGTKEDILLCHKEDYYHLVQNEVKFAESNGSSTLSTGDVNICPQSFDVALLAVGGVLTAVDAVLNKEAQNAFCIVRPPGHHAKKAQGKGFCLFNNVAIGARYAQKRVPSIKKVLIVDWDLHHGDGTQDIFEEDPSVFYFSTHEQGNYPGTGDNQDIGKGQAAGTMLNCPIKGGENARFEILKAFYKKLIPAMESFAPDLVMISAGFDAHYLDPLGNFNLTEIDFAELTKLTKQIAHQYAESRIISVLEGGYHLEALSRSANAHVEALAL; encoded by the coding sequence ATGCCTGCTTCACATACGCTTATTATTGAAGACGCGCGTTATCTCCAGCATTTAACGGGACCTCTTCATGTGGAATGCCCCGAACGTTTTACGGTTATCTCACAAGCCTTAGCTCTATCCGGCTTGAAAACAGATCAAAATACGCGCCATCCTCGAAAAGGCACAAAAGAGGATATCCTGCTTTGTCATAAGGAAGACTATTACCACCTGGTCCAGAATGAAGTTAAATTTGCAGAATCGAATGGGTCGTCGACATTAAGCACGGGTGATGTGAACATCTGTCCACAATCTTTTGACGTGGCTTTACTGGCCGTAGGAGGGGTTTTAACAGCTGTAGATGCTGTATTAAACAAAGAAGCCCAAAATGCTTTTTGTATTGTGAGACCTCCCGGCCATCACGCCAAAAAAGCACAGGGCAAGGGTTTTTGCTTGTTTAATAACGTTGCCATTGGCGCACGCTACGCTCAAAAAAGGGTTCCTTCTATTAAGAAGGTGTTGATTGTCGATTGGGATCTTCACCATGGGGATGGAACGCAGGATATTTTTGAGGAAGATCCCTCTGTCTTTTATTTTAGCACACATGAGCAGGGCAATTATCCAGGAACAGGAGACAACCAAGATATCGGAAAAGGACAAGCGGCTGGAACAATGCTAAATTGCCCGATAAAGGGTGGAGAAAACGCCCGCTTTGAAATCTTAAAAGCTTTCTATAAAAAATTGATTCCCGCCATGGAATCTTTTGCTCCAGATCTCGTCATGATCTCTGCCGGATTTGATGCACATTACCTTGATCCTTTAGGAAACTTTAATCTAACAGAAATAGATTTTGCAGAGCTCACCAAATTGACAAAGCAGATTGCTCATCAATATGCAGAAAGTCGCATTATTTCCGTTTTGGAAGGAGGTTATCATCTTGAAGCCCTTTCGCGATCAGCTAACGCCCATGTGGAGGCTTTAGCTCTGTAA